Proteins encoded together in one Telopea speciosissima isolate NSW1024214 ecotype Mountain lineage chromosome 4, Tspe_v1, whole genome shotgun sequence window:
- the LOC122659414 gene encoding uncharacterized protein LOC122659414 — MSDQLFEREMEAKKAYNSAAENFEKLWAEKSRLKRSFGDRCSKFFHLSTKMKRVKNTIRSLKTADGEVLVDQELIKKYVEDYYENVHKAVEVSEHEENLNCIPWVLEEVDIFRLESVPCDSKIRAVVWALDLDSAPGPESFPGTFFRACWEVISADVCSAAKSFFSSGCIPAGINNYFIALIPKVEGAASLEKFRPLCMGNFFCKILSKVMARRLELVLPRLISDDQGAFQKGKVIQDNISIASELANLLAAATRGGGLGLKINI; from the coding sequence ATGTCCGACCAGTTGTTTGAGCGTGAGATGGAGGCAAAAAAAGCTTACAACAGTGCGGCTGAGAACTTTGAAAAATTATGGGCTGAGAAATCTAGATTGAAGAGGTCTTTTGGGGATAGATGCAGTAAATTCTTCCATTTATCTACTAAAATGAAAAGGGTGAAAAATACCATTCGCTCTTTGAAGACAGCAGATGGGGAAGTACTTGTTGACCAAGAGCTGATTAAAAAATACGTGGAGGATTATTATGAAAATGTCCACAAGGCTGTGGAAGTTTCTGAGCATGAGGAAAATCTGAACTGCATTCCTTGGGTTCTGGAGGAGGTGGACATCTTCAGATTGGAGTCGGTTCCCTGCGACTCGAAAATCAGAGCAGTGGTGTGGGCTCTGGACCTGGACAGTGCACCAGGGCCTGAGAGTTTCCCTGGTACTTTTTTTAGAGCTTGCTGGGAGGTGATAAGTGCGGATGTGTGCAGTGCAGCCAAATCTTTTTTCTCCTCAGGTTGTATCCCTGCGGggataaataattattttattgcCCTTATTCCTAAAGTGGAGGGTGCAGCTTCCCTTGAGAAATTCAGGCCTCTGTGCATGGGGAATTTTTTCTGTAAGATCTTATCTAAGGTGATGGCTCGTAGACTTGAACTGGTCCTCCCTAGATTAATCTCGGACGACCAGGGCGCTTTTCAGAAAGGGAAAGTCATCCAAGACAATATTTCGATTGCCTCGGAGCTTGCAAACTTGTTGGCCGCTGCCACAAGaggaggtggtttggggttgaAAATCAACATCTAG
- the LOC122660067 gene encoding transcription factor bHLH62-like — protein MEKEKLFVNAGSPPSLSYAGSSSSPPTTWHSSNSAMELPLAELNCSSEQLPICFLNLNWENSMDQSVPFESALSSIVSSPATSNATTAVPTDSVIIRELIGKLGSICNSGEISPQSQTLGGSAASASYIGENNSVNTSCYSTPLNSPPKLNLSMMDHQVRGNSMPAHPSLTPFCGDPGFAERAARSSCFGSRNFGGLTAQFGFNEADFPQRSVPRPENGKLSRVSSSQSLKAVGSHMGSQENKETPLQDATETEMRSASAKFSRLSRSSTPDNAEFVNALEESSISEQIPGGDSSVKASNDANGRKRKATPRGKAKNTPSSPSRKDSKEEEDPNAKRSKPAEATANEKVSTKAKEESNGGTNNAGHGDQKQTKDNPKLPEPQKDYIHVRARRGQATDSHSLAERVRREKISERMKFLQDLVPGCNKVTGKAVMLDEIINYVQSLQRQVEFLSMKLSTVNPRLDFNMESLLSKEILQTRGSLPHPIYPLYSSASAFPFGHHPLQSGISNGAETQCSVNPLDAMFLRNLGLQLPSVDGFGEAASQLSTFWEDDLQSVVQMGFGQNQSQEAALQPQSFHGSLPTAHMKVEL, from the exons ATGGAAAAGGAGAAGCTTTTTGTGAATGCTGGTAGCCCACCTTCTCTGAGCTACGCTGGCTCTTCGTCATCTCCACCTACCACTTGGCATTCTTCAAATTCAGCCATGGAACTTCCATTAGCGGAGCTGAATTGTTCTTCCGAGCAATTGCCCATTTGCTTCCTCAATCTCAATTGGGAGAATTCAATGGATCAGAGCGTTCCCTTTGAATCAGCCTTGAGCTCAATCGTTTCTTCTCCGGCCACATCGAATGCCACGACCGCCGTCCCAACAGACAGCGTTATCATCAGAGAATTGATTGGAAAACTTGGTAGCATCTGTAACTCCGGCGAGATCtctcctcagtctcagacattGGGTGGAAGTGCAGCTTCTGCTTCTTACATTGGGGAAAACAATAGTGTCAACACTTCCTGTTACAGTACCCCTTTAAATTCTCCACCAAAACTCAATCTTTCCATGATGGATCATCAGGTCAGGGGGAATTCTATGCCTGCACATCCCAGTTTGACTCCTTTCTGTGGAGATCCTGGATTTGCAGAGAGGGCTGCAAGGTCCTCCTGCTTTGGAAGCCGGAATTTTGGCGGATTAACGGCCCAATTCGGGTTCAACGAAGCTGATTTCCCTCAGAGGTCGGTGCCCAGGCCGGAGAATGGAAAGTTATCGAGAGTCTCGAGCAGCCAATCTCTCAAGGCTGTTGGATCTCATATGGGTAGTCAGGAGAACAAGGAGACTCCATTGCAGGATGCAACTGAGACAGAGATGAGATCCGCTTCGGCTAAATTCAGTAGATTATCGAGGTCTTCAACGCCGGATAATGCGGAGTTCGTAAATGCTCTCGAGGAATCTTCAATTTCCGAGCAAATCCCAGGTGGGGATTCTTCTGTGAAAGCTTCCAATGATGCCAATGGCAGAAAGAGAAAAGCTACTCCAAGAGGAAAAGCAAAGAAtaccccttcatctccttctcggaaAGACTCAAAG GAAGAGGAGGACCCAAATGCAAAGAGAAGCAAACCAGCTGAAGCCACTGCAAATGAGAAAGTTTCAAcaaaagcaaaggaagaatccaATGGGGGTACCAACAATGCAGGACATGGAGATCAGAAGCAAACAAAGGATAACCCAAAGCTGCCGGAACCTCAGAAGGATTACATCCATGTTAGAGCAAGAAGAGGCCAAGCCACTGATAGCCATAGTCTTGCTGAAAGG GTCCGAAGAGAGAAGATCAGTGAACGGATGAAGTTCCTTCAAGATCTTGTACCAGGCTGCAATAAG GTTACCGGTAAAGCAGTTATGCTCGACGAGATTATAAACTATGTTCAGTCACTGCAGCGACAAGTTGAG TTCTTATCTATGAAATTATCCACTGTAAACCCCAGGCTTGATTTCAATATGGAAAGTTTACTCTCAAAAGAG ATACTTCAAACTCGAGGATCGCTTCCACATCCAATTTACCCATTATATTCGTCAGCATCAGCCTTTCCTTTTGGGCACCACCCCCTTCAAAGTGGAATTTCTAATGGAGCAGAGACCCAGTGCTCAGTGAACCCATTAGATGCCATGTTTCTTCGAAATCTAGGGTTGCAGTTACCTTCTGTGGATGGTTTTGGTGAAGCTGCTTCTCAG CTCTCCACATTCTGGGAGGATGATCTCCAAAGTGTTGTTCAGATGGGTTTTGGCCAGAACCAGAGCCAGGAAGCAGCATTGCAGCCACAGAGTTTCCATG GCTCATTGCCAACTGCCCACATGAAAGTTGAGCTCTGA